A stretch of Paracoccus aminophilus JCM 7686 DNA encodes these proteins:
- a CDS encoding glycosyltransferase, whose amino-acid sequence MLHSIAVSVIVPVYSGAEYLERLLDALSELRLSWRRQQAPFHLAEVIFADDAAIDGSGAIIDEMARRHDWVIALHLSRNFGQHPATIAGILHSSGDWVVTMDEDLQHRPEVISDLLRKATVDQSDIVYANPKSQVHEAALRDRGSRAFKRLMRWLTDNDHISSFNSFRLIRGPMARAAASVCSHDTYLDIALSWFTKRVGVLPVEMKDERYIKTGKSGYSVKSLLSHARRMVFSSQIKLLRIGALLGLIAMAFSLLAMLYFLFLKIFFPGAIEVEGWTSLFLAITFFGGLSAFMLGIILQYLSSIVLRAHGKPTFFTIDRSDDQIVTDWFERAQKAAA is encoded by the coding sequence GTGCTCCATTCGATAGCTGTCTCTGTCATCGTGCCGGTCTATTCGGGTGCCGAATATCTTGAGCGGCTTCTCGATGCGCTGTCAGAGCTTCGCCTGAGCTGGAGGCGGCAGCAGGCGCCCTTTCATCTCGCCGAAGTCATCTTCGCCGATGATGCCGCGATTGATGGTTCGGGCGCGATCATTGACGAGATGGCGCGCCGTCACGACTGGGTCATCGCGCTGCATCTGTCGCGCAATTTCGGTCAGCATCCGGCAACGATTGCCGGGATTTTGCACAGTTCCGGCGATTGGGTCGTCACCATGGACGAGGATCTGCAACATCGTCCCGAGGTGATCTCGGATCTGTTGCGCAAAGCCACGGTGGATCAATCGGATATCGTCTATGCCAATCCGAAGTCTCAGGTCCATGAGGCGGCGCTGCGGGATCGGGGTTCGCGCGCGTTCAAACGGCTGATGCGCTGGCTGACCGACAATGATCATATCAGCAGTTTCAACAGTTTCCGCCTGATCCGCGGCCCGATGGCACGCGCCGCCGCCAGCGTCTGCTCGCATGACACCTATCTCGATATTGCGCTAAGCTGGTTCACCAAACGCGTCGGCGTGCTGCCGGTCGAGATGAAGGATGAGCGCTATATCAAGACCGGAAAAAGCGGCTATAGCGTCAAGTCCCTGCTGTCACATGCCCGGCGCATGGTGTTTTCCAGCCAGATCAAACTGCTGCGGATCGGCGCGCTTCTGGGGTTGATCGCCATGGCGTTTTCCCTGCTGGCGATGCTCTATTTTCTCTTCTTGAAGATCTTTTTCCCCGGCGCCATCGAGGTCGAAGGCTGGACCTCGCTTTTCCTCGCGATCACCTTTTTCGGCGGGCTTTCGGCTTTCATGCTGGGGATCATCCTGCAATATCTCTCGTCGATCGTCCTGCGCGCGCATGGCAAGCCTACCTTCTTCACCATCGACCGGTCGGACGATCAGATCGTGACCGACTGGTTCGAGAGGGCGCAGAAGGCCGCAGCATGA
- a CDS encoding DsbA family protein, whose protein sequence is MTVMSRRALMKLGLASTGALTLGARAGFGHENPMPDALRQALERAPFAPVLGNPEGDVTLTEFFDYNCPFCRTSVPVMKRVIDGDKKLRVVFREWPIFGEGSIFATKASLATLKQGKYWAFHERLMAIKGKANEQSVMEVVRAVGLDETRLKRDMESDEVLGHIDHSMQLGEHLGLAGTPSFIAGHEGLFGKQEFSAMTGLIAKARTDLL, encoded by the coding sequence ATGACGGTGATGAGCAGACGGGCGCTGATGAAACTGGGGCTGGCGTCAACGGGCGCGCTGACTTTGGGCGCGCGCGCGGGCTTTGGCCATGAAAACCCGATGCCGGACGCGCTGCGTCAGGCGCTGGAACGCGCGCCCTTCGCCCCGGTTCTGGGCAATCCCGAGGGCGATGTCACCCTGACCGAATTCTTTGACTACAACTGCCCGTTCTGCCGGACCTCGGTCCCGGTGATGAAGCGTGTGATCGACGGCGACAAGAAGCTGCGCGTGGTCTTTCGCGAATGGCCGATCTTCGGTGAGGGCTCGATCTTCGCCACGAAAGCCTCGCTGGCAACGCTCAAACAGGGGAAATACTGGGCTTTCCATGAGCGGCTGATGGCGATCAAGGGCAAGGCCAATGAGCAATCGGTCATGGAGGTGGTGCGCGCGGTCGGTCTGGATGAGACGCGCCTCAAGCGCGACATGGAAAGCGACGAGGTGCTGGGCCATATCGACCATTCGATGCAGCTCGGCGAGCATCTGGGCCTTGCCGGAACGCCAAGCTTCATCGCCGGGCACGAGGGGCTTTTCGGCAAACAGGAGTTTTCGGCGATGACCGGGCTGATCGCCAAGGCGCGGACGGATCTTTTGTGA
- a CDS encoding TlpA disulfide reductase family protein, translated as MGGLSLGPLTLSAERAPVAAGLIALMIVTAVLARRSSPALSAWAGSAVVVAAITARLGFVLGHAGVYLQDPLSILAFWQSGFSPLWGMAGFVLVTAWSLWRNADLALPVAASTLIAFACWSVVHELSRGVDLALPEGLHLTSLNGDPVRPAEWRGRPMVINLWASWCPPCRREMPMMAEIAAQETEVDLHFVNQGEGAEAVRRYLAQSGAVIAPVMDPGGEMMRHFGAMGLPATLFIDANGQMQAAHMGEISRAQLLAGIEDLKDVLP; from the coding sequence ATGGGCGGGCTCTCGCTTGGGCCGTTGACCCTGTCGGCAGAGCGCGCTCCGGTCGCCGCGGGGCTCATCGCGCTGATGATCGTGACGGCCGTGCTCGCGCGGCGCAGCTCGCCTGCGCTCAGCGCTTGGGCGGGCAGCGCGGTGGTCGTCGCGGCAATTACGGCGCGGCTCGGTTTCGTGCTGGGCCATGCCGGGGTTTATCTGCAAGATCCGCTCTCGATCCTGGCCTTCTGGCAGAGTGGGTTCAGCCCGCTCTGGGGCATGGCGGGTTTTGTGCTGGTCACGGCGTGGTCTCTCTGGCGCAATGCCGATCTGGCGCTGCCGGTCGCGGCCAGCACGCTGATCGCCTTTGCCTGCTGGAGCGTCGTTCATGAGCTGTCGCGCGGCGTCGATCTGGCCCTGCCGGAGGGGCTTCATCTGACCAGTCTCAACGGCGACCCGGTCAGGCCTGCGGAATGGCGCGGCCGCCCGATGGTCATCAATCTCTGGGCCTCGTGGTGTCCGCCCTGTCGGCGCGAAATGCCGATGATGGCCGAGATTGCCGCGCAAGAGACCGAGGTCGATCTGCATTTCGTCAATCAAGGCGAGGGCGCGGAAGCCGTGCGCCGCTATCTTGCTCAATCGGGCGCGGTAATCGCGCCGGTGATGGATCCGGGCGGCGAGATGATGCGCCATTTCGGGGCCATGGGCCTGCCCGCGACACTGTTCATCGACGCCAATGGCCAGATGCAGGCCGCCCATATGGGAGAGATCTCCCGGGCGCAACTGCTTGCTGGCATTGAAGATTTGAAGGATGTTCTGCCATGA
- a CDS encoding L,D-transpeptidase, with product MTPRLFRRSALVATLLLLAACASPPQPEPPPAAPQLPPEVAAHYAGLVDAGIEIPAVPAKYLADRNIRREVDYWSDEKPGTVIVDPWQRFLYYVQPGNRAIRYGVAVGDEGRAFAGTAHIPYSRDWPSWIPTENMIREFPDVYGPLRKGMEGGLMNPLGARALYLHKGNRDTFYRIHGTTDMASIGNATSAGCIRMFHQDVIELERLVRSGARVVVLTEEESGKGTVNPAHEAVAQSAGEAVSLL from the coding sequence ATGACGCCACGCCTGTTTCGCCGAAGCGCGCTGGTCGCGACCCTGCTTTTGCTGGCGGCCTGCGCCAGCCCGCCGCAACCCGAGCCACCGCCTGCCGCGCCGCAATTGCCGCCCGAGGTCGCGGCCCATTATGCCGGGCTGGTCGATGCGGGGATCGAGATCCCTGCGGTGCCCGCAAAATATCTCGCCGACCGCAATATCCGGCGCGAGGTCGATTATTGGAGCGATGAAAAGCCCGGAACTGTCATCGTCGATCCGTGGCAGCGGTTTCTCTATTACGTCCAACCGGGCAACCGCGCGATCCGCTATGGCGTGGCCGTTGGCGATGAGGGCCGCGCCTTTGCCGGGACCGCCCATATTCCCTATAGCCGCGACTGGCCAAGCTGGATCCCGACCGAGAATATGATCCGCGAATTCCCCGATGTTTATGGCCCTTTGCGCAAGGGGATGGAGGGCGGCCTGATGAATCCGCTCGGCGCGCGGGCGCTTTATCTGCACAAGGGCAACCGCGACACCTTCTATCGCATCCATGGCACGACAGACATGGCCTCGATCGGCAATGCGACCTCTGCCGGCTGCATCCGCATGTTTCATCAAGATGTGATCGAGCTTGAACGCCTCGTCCGATCGGGCGCGCGGGTCGTGGTGCTGACGGAAGAGGAAAGCGGCAAGGGCACCGTCAACCCGGCCCATGAGGCGGTGGCGCAGAGCGCGGGGGAGGCCGTCTCGCTGCTGTAA
- a CDS encoding response regulator produces the protein MRILIVEDDDMLRDGLAVGLRLAGFSPDAVATLADARLALAAGPFEAMVLDLMLPDGTGSDLLRELRGAGNLLPVLILTARDQLGDRVAGLDAGADDYLGKPFELEELAARLRAILRRGQGRADSHLRWNGLTLDPARMQGEIHGSAVSFSHREFTLLQALLERPGAVLSKAWLEDRLYGWQEEVESNTVEVHIHKLRAKLGPAFIETIRGAGYRVAAEREAALPAALQP, from the coding sequence ATGCGGATCCTGATTGTTGAAGATGATGACATGCTGCGCGACGGGCTGGCGGTCGGTCTTCGGCTGGCCGGGTTCTCGCCCGATGCGGTGGCGACGCTCGCAGATGCGCGGCTCGCCCTTGCCGCCGGGCCGTTTGAGGCGATGGTGCTGGATCTGATGCTGCCCGATGGCACGGGCTCGGATCTTCTGCGCGAGCTGCGCGGGGCGGGAAACCTCCTGCCCGTGCTCATCCTGACCGCGCGCGATCAGCTTGGGGACCGGGTGGCCGGGCTCGATGCGGGCGCCGATGATTATCTCGGCAAGCCCTTCGAGCTTGAGGAGCTCGCCGCGCGCCTGCGCGCCATTTTGCGCCGGGGACAGGGGCGCGCCGACAGCCATCTGCGCTGGAACGGGCTGACCCTCGATCCCGCGCGGATGCAGGGCGAGATCCATGGCAGCGCGGTCAGCTTCTCGCATCGCGAATTCACCTTGCTGCAGGCGCTTCTGGAACGGCCCGGCGCGGTCTTGTCGAAAGCCTGGCTCGAGGACCGCCTTTACGGCTGGCAGGAGGAGGTCGAGAGCAACACGGTCGAGGTCCATATCCACAAGCTGCGTGCGAAACTCGGCCCAGCCTTCATCGAGACCATTCGCGGCGCAGGCTACCGCGTCGCCGCCGAGCGCGAGGCCGCTTTGCCTGCGGCGCTGCAGCCATGA
- a CDS encoding tautomerase family protein, whose translation MPIAKIHVHHGAYTVERLEKVGLAVQAALEEALNVPADDYFRLVHVMPEGSFVHTPSFLGISYSNELILLELTFISRPKELRLALLKALNAKVVDAVGISPDDLLIIIHETAGENISLGRGLAQRAHVATESGS comes from the coding sequence ATGCCCATCGCGAAAATTCACGTTCATCACGGCGCCTATACGGTGGAACGTCTCGAGAAAGTCGGCCTTGCGGTTCAGGCGGCGCTGGAGGAGGCGCTGAATGTTCCGGCTGACGATTATTTCCGCTTGGTCCATGTCATGCCCGAAGGAAGCTTCGTTCACACGCCAAGCTTTCTCGGCATCAGCTATTCCAACGAGCTGATCTTGCTGGAGCTGACTTTCATTTCCCGACCGAAAGAGCTGCGTCTGGCTCTGCTCAAGGCATTGAATGCAAAGGTGGTCGACGCAGTGGGGATTTCGCCTGACGACCTTCTCATCATCATCCATGAGACTGCGGGCGAAAATATCTCGCTGGGGCGCGGCCTTGCCCAACGGGCCCATGTCGCAACCGAAAGCGGGAGCTGA
- the dsbD gene encoding protein-disulfide reductase DsbD has translation MMTHALFPSRSFPILAAIVALVLAFSGALAAQDFSFSSQRGQPLKPEDAFRMELLDARDGRVEIGWQIAEGYYLYRDQIRAETASGAALTVETPPGTRKDDPNFGSVEVYFEDMTAILPQAGGEIRLSWQGCQEDGICYAPVSQTLSLPDLPAGTSAAAPPSEQPGTGLQLAEDKGLLASLAGKGGATLVLLAFFGFGLMLALTPCVFPMVPILAGMLARQGDALTPRRGAVLSGAYVLAMASAFALFGAVAGWSGQNLQMMLQSPWAVGGVSALFVALALSSFGLFDLQLPAGLAARLSARSGQRGSVAGALALGFTSALIVGPCVTAPLAGAFLYIAQTGDIALGAAALFMLGLGQGAPLFLAGTFGAKILPKAGPWMEAMRRIFGVVFLGLAIWLVERLVPGPLILALWAMLLAGVAVFLGALDRASSPVGMGQRLRQMFGVIALFAAGLLGFGAALGGADPLRPLAPLTGAGPGVERIAGPAFGTVTTPDALSAALGGAPQPSLIYLTADWCVTCKGIERNVLPDPVVAEALRGMRLIKADVSDAGPEGQALMQMIGAAGPPTLVFLDAKGREAPQTRLIGTVTAAGIRASADHVRGLN, from the coding sequence ATGATGACACATGCGCTTTTCCCTTCCCGCTCTTTCCCCATTCTGGCCGCGATCGTGGCGCTGGTGCTGGCTTTCTCTGGTGCGCTTGCCGCGCAGGATTTCAGCTTCTCCAGCCAGCGCGGCCAGCCCCTGAAACCCGAAGACGCCTTCCGGATGGAGCTTCTCGATGCCCGGGACGGTCGCGTCGAAATCGGCTGGCAGATCGCCGAGGGCTATTATCTCTACCGCGACCAGATCCGCGCCGAGACGGCCTCCGGCGCGGCGCTGACCGTCGAAACCCCGCCCGGCACGCGCAAGGACGATCCGAATTTCGGCTCGGTCGAAGTCTATTTCGAGGATATGACCGCGATCCTGCCGCAAGCGGGCGGTGAGATCCGGCTGAGCTGGCAGGGCTGTCAAGAGGATGGCATCTGCTATGCGCCGGTCAGCCAGACCCTGTCCTTGCCGGATCTGCCCGCAGGCACCAGTGCAGCGGCGCCCCCGTCCGAGCAACCCGGCACAGGCTTGCAACTGGCCGAAGACAAGGGCCTGCTCGCAAGCCTCGCAGGCAAGGGCGGCGCGACGCTGGTCCTGCTGGCCTTTTTCGGCTTTGGCTTGATGCTGGCGCTGACCCCTTGCGTCTTCCCGATGGTGCCGATCCTTGCCGGGATGCTGGCGCGTCAGGGCGACGCGCTGACGCCCAGGCGCGGCGCGGTGCTGTCGGGGGCCTATGTTCTGGCCATGGCCAGTGCCTTCGCGCTCTTCGGCGCGGTCGCGGGCTGGTCCGGGCAAAACCTTCAGATGATGCTGCAATCGCCTTGGGCGGTCGGCGGCGTGAGCGCGCTTTTCGTGGCGCTGGCGCTGTCAAGCTTTGGCCTTTTTGACCTTCAGCTGCCTGCGGGTCTGGCTGCACGGCTGTCGGCGCGGAGCGGACAGCGCGGCTCTGTCGCGGGCGCTTTGGCGCTTGGCTTCACCTCGGCGCTGATCGTCGGGCCCTGCGTCACCGCCCCGCTTGCCGGAGCCTTCCTATACATCGCCCAGACCGGCGATATCGCTTTGGGGGCGGCTGCGCTCTTCATGCTCGGGCTGGGGCAGGGCGCGCCGCTCTTTCTGGCGGGCACGTTTGGGGCCAAGATCCTGCCGAAAGCCGGTCCCTGGATGGAGGCGATGCGGCGCATTTTCGGCGTGGTCTTTCTGGGCCTTGCGATCTGGCTGGTCGAGCGGCTGGTGCCGGGGCCGTTGATCCTCGCGCTTTGGGCGATGCTCCTCGCCGGAGTGGCGGTGTTTCTGGGCGCGCTTGACCGCGCCTCGTCGCCGGTTGGCATGGGCCAGCGCTTGCGCCAGATGTTTGGCGTCATCGCGCTCTTTGCGGCCGGACTTTTGGGCTTTGGCGCGGCGCTTGGCGGGGCGGACCCGCTGCGACCGCTGGCGCCTCTGACCGGGGCCGGTCCCGGCGTCGAGCGCATCGCCGGGCCCGCGTTCGGCACGGTGACGACACCGGATGCGCTGAGCGCGGCACTTGGCGGCGCGCCCCAGCCGAGCCTGATCTATCTCACCGCGGACTGGTGCGTGACCTGCAAGGGGATCGAGCGCAATGTTCTGCCTGATCCGGTTGTGGCCGAGGCGCTGCGCGGCATGCGGCTCATCAAGGCCGATGTCAGCGACGCCGGGCCGGAGGGACAGGCGCTGATGCAGATGATCGGCGCGGCGGGACCACCGACGCTGGTCTTTCTCGATGCCAAGGGCCGGGAGGCCCCACAGACGCGGCTGATTGGCACGGTGACGGCTGCGGGCATCCGGGCCTCAGCGGATCACGTCAGAGGGCTGAACTGA
- the dgt gene encoding dGTP triphosphohydrolase — MDWETLLLAERLGDEARTAQRSRSSFAQDYDRIIFSAPFRRLANKTQVQPLYENDHVHHRLIHSVEVSSVGRSLAMRVGHWLADEQKILERQVPDLADVVQAACVAHDIGNPPFGHSGEAAMGAWFAEQFAGTGALATALDPALHAEFTDFEGNAQGFRILTRLEMYRGQTGMRLAKATLGAFTKYPVTAPDRLVVVPDKATPAPYIGLKKFGIFRSDLPQFRDVARGLGLPVRMRDGVTYWARHPLVFLMEAADDITYNIVDLEDAFTTGELSFDTVRDILSEVAGLPKGAASSAGRTESEEIAYLRARSIGRAVVACTTAFTEHHDAILDGSFSRDLISASLLGPVFARIRQLAGERIFTAPRKTELEISGRRIIANVMSGILPVYEDLARVDWDEARLSDHSKQLVRALSLDLREVRDAESALHALADFTSGMTDRYALRISRMLSGT; from the coding sequence ATGGATTGGGAAACGCTGCTTCTGGCCGAGCGGCTGGGAGACGAGGCGCGCACCGCGCAGAGAAGCCGGTCGAGTTTCGCGCAGGATTACGACCGGATCATCTTCTCGGCGCCGTTCCGGCGGCTGGCGAACAAGACGCAGGTCCAGCCGCTTTATGAAAACGACCATGTCCACCACCGGCTGATCCATTCGGTCGAGGTGAGCAGTGTCGGGCGCTCGCTGGCCATGCGGGTCGGCCATTGGCTGGCCGATGAGCAGAAGATCCTCGAGCGGCAGGTCCCGGATCTGGCTGATGTGGTTCAAGCGGCCTGCGTCGCCCATGACATCGGCAATCCGCCTTTCGGCCATTCGGGCGAGGCGGCGATGGGCGCCTGGTTTGCCGAGCAATTCGCAGGGACGGGCGCGCTGGCCACGGCACTCGATCCCGCCTTGCATGCCGAATTCACCGATTTCGAGGGCAATGCCCAGGGCTTTCGCATCCTGACCCGGCTCGAGATGTATCGCGGCCAGACCGGCATGCGGCTGGCCAAGGCGACGCTTGGCGCTTTCACGAAATATCCGGTGACCGCCCCGGACCGGCTTGTCGTCGTGCCGGATAAGGCCACGCCTGCGCCCTATATCGGGTTGAAGAAATTCGGGATTTTCCGCTCGGATCTGCCGCAGTTTCGCGATGTGGCGCGCGGGCTTGGTCTGCCGGTGCGGATGCGGGACGGCGTGACCTATTGGGCGCGTCATCCGCTGGTCTTCCTGATGGAGGCGGCGGACGACATCACCTATAATATCGTCGATCTCGAAGACGCTTTCACCACGGGCGAACTGTCCTTTGATACGGTGCGCGACATTCTGAGCGAGGTGGCCGGGCTGCCCAAAGGGGCCGCGTCCAGCGCCGGGCGGACCGAGTCCGAAGAGATCGCCTATCTGCGCGCCCGCAGCATCGGCCGCGCGGTCGTGGCCTGCACGACGGCCTTTACCGAACACCATGACGCCATTCTTGATGGCAGCTTTTCCCGCGATCTGATCTCGGCAAGCCTGCTTGGTCCGGTGTTCGCGCGGATCCGCCAGCTTGCAGGCGAGCGGATCTTCACGGCGCCGCGCAAGACCGAGCTCGAGATCTCGGGACGCCGCATTATCGCCAATGTCATGTCGGGCATTCTGCCGGTCTATGAGGATCTGGCGCGGGTCGATTGGGACGAGGCGCGGCTCTCGGATCATTCCAAACAGCTCGTCCGAGCGCTGTCTTTGGATTTGCGCGAGGTCCGTGATGCCGAAAGCGCGCTGCATGCCTTGGCCGATTTCACCTCGGGCATGACCGACCGCTATGCGCTGCGGATTTCGCGAATGCTGTCGGGAACCTGA
- a CDS encoding GtrA family protein: MTASRSAEVVTFLLVGLSSTAVYFSLLWALQGLTPRVAVLAAICYLASMIWNFVLQRSLTFRHRSPSRGAPYRFGLMHGVALGLNSLTMWALVERAGLPLYAAQIGVTTLIAALIYLASSRWVFATP; encoded by the coding sequence GTGACCGCGTCTCGTTCAGCCGAGGTCGTGACTTTCCTTCTGGTCGGGCTTTCGTCGACGGCGGTCTATTTTTCGCTGCTCTGGGCCTTGCAGGGGCTGACGCCGCGCGTCGCCGTTCTGGCGGCAATCTGCTATCTCGCCAGCATGATCTGGAACTTCGTGCTGCAACGGTCCCTGACCTTTCGGCATCGCAGCCCCAGCCGCGGCGCCCCCTACCGCTTCGGCCTGATGCATGGGGTGGCACTCGGACTGAATTCGCTGACGATGTGGGCCTTGGTCGAGCGCGCGGGCCTGCCACTTTATGCCGCCCAGATCGGCGTTACCACGCTGATCGCGGCCCTGATCTATCTGGCCTCAAGCCGCTGGGTTTTTGCCACGCC
- a CDS encoding ATP-binding protein, with amino-acid sequence MSSIRARLFVILLAATGLVWLSAVIWIQYSTRTEVGRVLDSRLQESAQMVASLISRNGGIVAPDAASVVDQVPALPDSGGYSYARQLICQVWGFDGKLKSGSEGAPDQELASGGSGFSERRVEGETWRVYSHVDPDLGIRVVVGDALSVREKLVNGVAFGLLAPALLILPLLALLIWMSVRRGLKPLDQLAGALGLRSAADLSPIGGTAAPSELKPMIAALNGLFDRVEATRARERNFTAFAAHELKTPLAGLKTQAQIALLAPDDETRSRALGQLVGGVDRTDRMVRQLLDMTAAETASDEASGIAQEGARILADVRDGLAGLASARGVRIALPEAPAPWQTTRAAQLGPALRNLLENAILASPPGAEVDTCLRQEGDRIVFRVLDRGPGIPDCDRPHVTERFWRGASRVSAQGSGLGLAIVTAVMEQMGGELRLSPREGGGEEAALILPRG; translated from the coding sequence ATGAGCTCGATCCGCGCGCGGCTTTTCGTGATCCTTTTGGCGGCGACCGGGCTGGTCTGGCTGTCGGCGGTGATCTGGATCCAATATTCGACCCGCACCGAGGTTGGGCGCGTCCTCGACAGCCGGTTGCAGGAATCGGCGCAGATGGTGGCCTCGCTCATCAGCCGCAACGGCGGCATCGTTGCACCGGATGCGGCGAGCGTGGTCGATCAGGTTCCAGCCCTGCCCGACAGCGGCGGTTACAGCTATGCGCGCCAGCTGATCTGTCAGGTCTGGGGCTTTGACGGCAAACTGAAAAGCGGCTCAGAGGGAGCGCCGGATCAAGAGCTTGCAAGCGGCGGATCGGGCTTTAGCGAGCGCCGGGTCGAGGGCGAGACTTGGCGCGTCTATAGCCATGTCGATCCCGATCTCGGCATCCGCGTCGTCGTCGGCGATGCGCTTTCGGTGCGCGAAAAGCTGGTGAACGGGGTTGCCTTCGGGCTTCTTGCCCCGGCGCTGCTGATCCTGCCGCTGCTGGCGCTGTTGATCTGGATGTCGGTCCGGCGCGGGCTGAAGCCTCTGGATCAGCTGGCGGGCGCGCTGGGGCTGCGCTCGGCGGCCGATCTCAGCCCGATCGGCGGCACCGCCGCGCCTTCCGAGCTGAAACCGATGATCGCCGCGCTGAACGGGCTTTTCGACCGGGTCGAGGCCACGCGCGCGCGCGAGCGCAATTTCACCGCCTTTGCCGCACATGAGCTGAAAACCCCGCTGGCCGGGCTGAAGACACAGGCGCAGATCGCGCTCCTCGCCCCGGATGACGAGACGCGCAGCCGCGCGCTTGGCCAGTTGGTCGGCGGCGTCGATCGCACCGACCGGATGGTGCGCCAATTGCTCGACATGACGGCTGCCGAAACCGCAAGTGACGAGGCCAGCGGGATCGCGCAGGAGGGTGCGCGCATCCTCGCCGATGTGCGCGACGGTCTGGCCGGGCTGGCGAGCGCGCGCGGGGTCCGCATTGCGCTGCCCGAGGCCCCTGCCCCTTGGCAGACGACGCGCGCCGCGCAGCTTGGACCCGCTTTGCGTAACCTCTTGGAAAACGCCATTCTCGCGTCGCCGCCGGGCGCCGAGGTTGACACCTGCCTGCGCCAAGAAGGTGATCGCATCGTCTTTCGCGTGCTTGATCGCGGCCCCGGCATTCCCGATTGCGACCGCCCGCATGTGACCGAGCGTTTCTGGCGCGGGGCCAGCCGGGTCTCGGCGCAGGGCAGCGGGCTCGGGCTCGCGATCGTCACGGCGGTGATGGAGCAGATGGGCGGCGAGCTGCGGCTCTCGCCGCGCGAAGGCGGCGGCGAAGAGGCCGCGCTGATCCTGCCGCGCGGCTGA
- a CDS encoding NAD-dependent epimerase/dehydratase family protein, protein MKVFRLATPEWTTILLFGLGLIGEAVSRALQRRFQPETEVLAYDWLDATRRRADWLSVAQSAGHSRHLVFLWCGGIEGFASDPLAMARETAILAELIAHAETFARDRRVDFHMMSSAGGLFEGQTQCVLSSDPAPLCPYGIAKLAQERHFAEATSLGRRLVYRPTSVYGTSPSRRAGLISALVANAMSGQTTRISGSPHTLRDYVLADDIGEFVSRQILGTEASDVSALLLSSGRPSSIYEIIERVRELVPRPLFLQFDPSPSNGRNMSFLRSAFPTGWRPTELSNGISRVVTALRTTHA, encoded by the coding sequence ATGAAGGTCTTTCGCCTCGCCACGCCCGAGTGGACGACGATCCTGCTGTTCGGCCTAGGCTTGATTGGCGAGGCGGTGTCGCGCGCGCTCCAGCGGCGCTTTCAGCCCGAGACCGAAGTCCTTGCCTACGACTGGCTCGACGCGACACGGCGCCGGGCCGATTGGCTTTCCGTCGCACAATCCGCCGGGCACAGCAGGCATCTCGTCTTTCTGTGGTGCGGCGGGATCGAGGGCTTTGCCTCGGATCCTCTCGCCATGGCCCGCGAAACCGCGATCCTTGCCGAGCTGATCGCTCACGCCGAAACCTTCGCCCGCGACCGCCGGGTCGATTTTCACATGATGAGCTCGGCGGGAGGGTTGTTCGAGGGGCAGACCCAATGCGTGCTGTCCTCTGACCCCGCGCCGCTCTGCCCCTATGGCATCGCCAAGCTTGCACAAGAGCGACACTTTGCCGAGGCCACGTCGCTTGGGCGACGGCTTGTTTATCGTCCCACCTCGGTTTACGGCACCTCGCCCTCGCGGCGTGCGGGGCTGATTTCGGCACTGGTCGCCAATGCCATGTCGGGGCAGACAACACGGATTTCGGGCAGCCCGCATACGTTGCGCGATTATGTGCTGGCCGACGACATCGGCGAATTCGTCAGCCGGCAGATCCTTGGCACCGAGGCTTCCGACGTGTCGGCGCTTCTGCTGTCGAGCGGACGGCCCTCGTCGATCTATGAAATCATCGAGCGGGTTCGCGAGCTGGTGCCGCGCCCGCTGTTTCTCCAATTCGATCCGAGCCCCTCGAATGGCCGCAATATGAGCTTTCTGCGCTCGGCCTTTCCGACGGGCTGGCGCCCGACCGAGCTGTCGAACGGGATTTCTCGGGTCGTGACTGCCTTGCGAACCACCCATGCCTGA